One genomic region from Jilunia laotingensis encodes:
- a CDS encoding AGE family epimerase/isomerase: MNITKYLQQWSASYKADLVDNIMPFWMEHGMDYKHGGVYTCLDRDGSLIDTTKSVWFQGRFGFIAAFAYNNIEKNPEWLAASKSCIDFIESYCFDEDGRMYFEVTEDGKPLRKRRYVFSECFAVIAMAEYALASGDNSYVHKALELFKKIQYFITTPGILEPKYCETVHARGHSITMILINTASCVRKVINDPVLNRQIDESLETLKRYFIHPEFKALLETVGENGEFIDTINGRTINPGHCIETAWFLLEEAKHRNWGKQLTDTALTILDWSWEWGWDKEFGGIINFRDCRNLPPQDYSQDMKFWWPQTEAIIATLYAFEATGDEKYLSMHKKISDWTYAHFPDKEYGEWYGYLHRDGTVAQPAKGNIFKGPFHIPRMMIKSHMLVNEILTHIG; this comes from the coding sequence ATGAATATAACTAAATATTTGCAACAATGGTCAGCCTCCTATAAGGCTGATCTGGTTGATAATATCATGCCGTTTTGGATGGAACACGGGATGGATTACAAGCACGGTGGTGTATATACTTGCCTAGATCGTGATGGAAGCCTGATCGATACCACTAAGTCTGTTTGGTTTCAAGGACGTTTTGGCTTTATTGCCGCGTTTGCATATAATAATATTGAAAAGAATCCCGAATGGTTAGCTGCCTCGAAGAGTTGTATTGATTTTATAGAATCTTACTGTTTTGATGAGGATGGCCGTATGTATTTTGAAGTGACGGAAGACGGAAAACCATTGCGCAAACGCCGGTACGTCTTTTCAGAATGTTTTGCTGTGATTGCAATGGCAGAGTATGCTCTCGCGTCAGGTGACAATAGCTATGTGCATAAAGCATTGGAACTTTTCAAAAAGATACAATATTTTATTACTACTCCGGGGATATTAGAGCCGAAATACTGTGAGACTGTCCATGCACGTGGGCATTCCATTACTATGATTCTGATAAATACAGCATCCTGCGTCCGAAAGGTAATCAATGATCCGGTACTGAACCGGCAAATTGACGAATCATTAGAAACTTTAAAACGATATTTCATCCATCCGGAGTTTAAAGCCCTGCTTGAAACGGTTGGAGAGAATGGCGAATTTATAGATACCATCAATGGTCGTACTATTAATCCCGGACACTGTATTGAAACCGCTTGGTTTCTTTTAGAAGAAGCTAAACATCGTAATTGGGGCAAACAGTTGACCGATACGGCTCTTACCATTCTTGACTGGTCTTGGGAATGGGGCTGGGACAAAGAGTTCGGTGGAATTATCAATTTCCGTGATTGTCGCAATCTTCCTCCACAGGATTATTCGCAGGATATGAAATTTTGGTGGCCCCAGACAGAGGCTATTATTGCAACATTGTATGCCTTTGAAGCCACCGGGGATGAAAAATACCTTTCCATGCATAAAAAGATAAGTGACTGGACGTATGCTCATTTCCCTGATAAAGAATATGGCGAATGGTATGGTTATTTGCATAGGGATGGAACGGTGGCTCAACCGGCTAAGGGCAATATTTTTAAGGGCCCCTTTCATATTCCCAGAATGATGATAAAGAGCCATATGCTCGTTAATGAGATTTTAACTCACATCGGATAA